Below is a window of Brachyspira hampsonii DNA.
TTTTATAGTTAATTCCAATAATAATGAAACACCTAAATATATTACTATATTACCGGCACCAAATACATTGCCTTATTTTTTAATAATATTATTATTTTTAGCATTTGCTGCTAGTAAAATACTTTATATAGTGAATGTATTTGTACTTAAAAAAGATATAATATTTACTATTAGACGATTCAGTATGTTTATTGAAGCTATTATAATGTTTCCGATTCAAACAATACTTGCATTATATTTTTATGAACCGGCAACAAATCAGGATAAAATTAATAAAAAAATGGATTAATGTATGTCTTTAACTATATTAAAAAATATAAAAAGTGCATATAAATTTATTAATGATAATAAAAATAATTCTATAGCTTTAATCCCTACTATGGGAGCTTTGCATGAAGGACATGCTGCCTTAATAAAAAAAGCAAAAAAAGAATGTTCTATTGTAATTGTAAGTATATTTATTAATCCGCTTCAATTTATAAAGGTAGAAGATATAGAAAGATATCCTCAGGATTTGGATAAAGATAAAAAATTTTTGGAAGAATATCAGGTAAATGTTTTATTTCTGCCATCTGTTGAAGAGATGATTCCTGATGATTATGCCGCTCACATAAATATAGAAAACAGTAAATTCAATATAATTTCAAGACCTATATATTATAGAGGCATAGTTACAATAATGGCTAAGCTGTTTAATATAATATCTCCTACTCATGTGTATTTCACAGAATATGATTATTTGCAAGTGTTTATAATAAAAAAAATGATAAAGGATTTAAATTACAATATAGCATTAAAAACTATTCCTATAGTTAGAGATGAAAATATGCTTGCTTTAAGCAGTTTAAATACTCTATTAAGCGAGAGAGAAAAAGAAGAAGCTTCTATAATATATAAACTTCTTAGGGAGGCAAGAGAAGAGTTTAAAAAAGGCGGAACTAAATCATCGTATTTATTAGATATAATAAAAAACAATATAAAAACTCATAAAATGCTTAAGTTAGAGTATGTTTATATAGTAGATAAGGAAACTTTAATGAGCATGGAAACAGCATCAAAAAATTCAATAATACTTATATCAGCCTATTGCGGTGCCACTAGATTATTAGATAATATGCCTTTGAAATAATAAACAATATAGCATTAAACAATACATATATATTGAAATAAACAGTATATTATAATATAATATATCTAAAAAGAGGCTGACAAATATGTTTAACAAAGCTAAAGATAACATTAGTAATATAATAAATATTGTAAATATAATAGGAAAAGATAGGTTAATAGAAATTATCAAAATGATAAAAATAAAAGATATATCTAAGATAATTGATATAAATAACAATATAAAAGATAAAAAATATCTTGATTTATTAAAAAAAGTAGATAGAAATGATTTGGAAAAAATTATAAAAATAGTAAATATAGTCGGCGTTGATGATATACTTAAAATAATTAAAAATATAAAAAAATAATCAAAATAAATAATAATATATTTTATAAATAAAATTTGACTTTACAATATATTTATGTTATAATTACGCACCGTTACATTTTTAAGATTAAAACTACCAAATTTTTTAAAACGTTAAATCAAGGTGTGTATTTTATGGATAAAAAAACATTAAAAACAAAAAATAATACTTACGTTTTATCGCAAAAAGATATAAAGCAAAATTGGCTAATAATAGATGCCAAAGGTAAGTCATTAGGAAGAGTAGCAAGCAGAGCAGCTTATATGCTTAAAGGAAAACATAAAGTAGACTATGCCTACAACTTAGACAATGGTGATTATGTAATTATCATCAATGCCAAAGATATAGTTCTAACAGGCAATAAAAAGAAAGGAAAAATCCACTATAGACATACAGGTTATCCGGGCGGTATAAAATCTATAAGCTACGGCGAATTATTAGAAAAAAATCCTGAAAGAATGGTAAAAATAGCTGTAAAAGGTATGCTTTCTCATAATCCATTGGGAAGACTTCATCTTAAAAAATTAAAAGTATATGCTGGAAGTGAGCATCCGCATGAAGCTAATAAACCTACTGTAGTAAATATATAATTAGGAGATAAAAATGGCAGCTAAACAATTAACTATTTTTACTGGAAAAAGAAAAACAGCTAATGCAAGAGTTCGTATAACTTTAGGCAGCGGCAAAATTTTAATAAACGGAAAAAATTATGCTGAATACTTCTGCAATAGAGCAGCACTTCTTAAAGTAGTAGAAGATGCTTTGAAAGTAACAGGTAATTTTGGAAAATACGATGTATTTGCTAATGTTCATGGCGGCGGTGTTTCTGCTCAGGCTGATGCTGTGA
It encodes the following:
- the rplM gene encoding 50S ribosomal protein L13, with product MDKKTLKTKNNTYVLSQKDIKQNWLIIDAKGKSLGRVASRAAYMLKGKHKVDYAYNLDNGDYVIIINAKDIVLTGNKKKGKIHYRHTGYPGGIKSISYGELLEKNPERMVKIAVKGMLSHNPLGRLHLKKLKVYAGSEHPHEANKPTVVNI
- the rpsI gene encoding 30S ribosomal protein S9; this encodes MAAKQLTIFTGKRKTANARVRITLGSGKILINGKNYAEYFCNRAALLKVVEDALKVTGNFGKYDVFANVHGGGVSAQADAVRHGIAKALVGESQDFRTTLKRNGFLTRDSRVVERKKYGRSGARKRFQFSKR
- the panC gene encoding pantoate--beta-alanine ligase codes for the protein MSLTILKNIKSAYKFINDNKNNSIALIPTMGALHEGHAALIKKAKKECSIVIVSIFINPLQFIKVEDIERYPQDLDKDKKFLEEYQVNVLFLPSVEEMIPDDYAAHINIENSKFNIISRPIYYRGIVTIMAKLFNIISPTHVYFTEYDYLQVFIIKKMIKDLNYNIALKTIPIVRDENMLALSSLNTLLSEREKEEASIIYKLLREAREEFKKGGTKSSYLLDIIKNNIKTHKMLKLEYVYIVDKETLMSMETASKNSIILISAYCGATRLLDNMPLK